The genomic DNA CGAGTGGTGGGCATTGTCTGTGCCCTAGCGGCAGCGGCCAGCGCGTGGACCCCAATTAACCTGCTGACAGCAGGAGCGGAGGCCGAGCGTGCGCAAAAGATTTTGCAGGGTGCCTCGGCCAATGAAAACGCGGTGGATTCCGCCCAGATTTCCGATTGGGCCACGGTTGTTTCCACCGAAGTACACTCCCTCGGCCCAGCTATGGCGATACTGGGCGCTGCTGCAGCTCTCTTTGGCGCCGTTATGCTGGCCCGTAATCCTGGCGAGGATAAGACGAAAGTCTCGAGCAAATATGAGACACCGGCGGCTCGCCAAGCAAAGTTGGGGGAGGATTTGGAAACTTCCGCTGATTCCGGCCGCGTGATGTGGGATGCACTTGATAGCGATATCGATCCCACCGATGTGGATAAAAAATAGCCGCACGGCTTATGCAATTTCCGGAACAGCACCTGAGCGGGTTAACCTAAAAGTGTGATCTCAATCGCCCGTGGAGGGAGGTGCTGATGCCTACGCCCATTGCCGTTGACCACCTTGTAGCAGGAGTCTTGGAGGACGTCGCTGCGCGGGAAGCCCGCGTGTCCTTCAAAGAGGTGAAGGCGCGCTCGCGCGATATGGAATCTCCCCGCGATGCGCGAGCCGCGCTGCTGCGTACCGGCTGCTCGGTTATCACCGAGCTCAAACGCGCCGTTCCCTATGGCGGCGAAATCGCACGCGTAGGCTCTGCGGAGCAGATGGCGGAATGGGCCCGCACCTTTGAGGGATGCGGTGTGCATCTTATGGCCTGCCAAACCGATTTCCGCCGATTCCACGGTTCTTTGGAGGACATGGCAGCCGCACGAGCAGCGATTGATATACCCATGATGTCGCGTGATCTCATCGTGGACCCCTACCAAATCCACGAGGCCCGCTGTTATGGCGCCGATGCAATTCCCTTGCAGGTAGAGCTCTTGGAGCAAGCTCGCCTTGAGGCCCTATTAGACCGCGTGGAATCGCTTGGGATGACCGCCATCGTCGAGGTCCGCAACTGCGCCGAGGTTGACCGGGCGATCAAGGCAGGAAGCAGCGTAATTGCCATTAATGCGTGGTCGCTGGCTTCGGATGCCATTAACCGTGAGGCGTTCAATGACATCGCACCAGGTCTGCCAGAGTCCATCCTGCGCATTGCGGTAGGCGGGGTTAATAATGCCCGCAACCTTTTTCACTATGCCTCTCGCGGTGCAGATGCTGTGCTCATTGGTGAATCTGTCATGGCCGCTCAAGACCCTACTGCTTTGGCACGTTCCCTGGTGGCTGCCGGCCAGCACCCAGCGTGCCCCGCGCGCAAGTTGGAGTGATACCCCAACTGGCCGGTGGGGTGGGGAATAAGGCACACTAGCTACGTGCACACTCAAGTTCTTGCAAATATTCCGTCCCCGCCACAGGGTGTCTGGCAGTTAGGGCCAATTCCCATTCGCGCCTATGCGCTGTGCATTATCGTTGGCATTATTGTCGGCCTGCGTATGACCTTGCGCCGCTATACGGCTCGCGGTGGAAATCCAGATACGGTCTGGGATGCGGCTATCGTTGTCATCCCCGCGGGCATCGTGGGCGGGCGCCTTTACCACGTTATTACCGATAATCAGAAGTATTTCTGTGATAACTGCAACCCCGTGGACGCGCTAAAGATTACCAACGGCGGGTTAGGTATATGGGGAGCCGTAGCCCTCGGTGCGCTGGCGCTATGGGTGCTTTTTAAGGTCAAGAAGATCCCACTTGGGTCTTTTGCCGATGCGGTGGCCCCCGGACTTGTGCTTGCACAGGCGATTGGGCGACTGGGCAACTGGTTTAATCAAGAACTTTATGGGCGCCCAACCGACGTTCCGTGGGCTTTGGATATCTATTACCGTGTCAATGAAAATGGCGGTTATGCGCCAATATCTGGGCACTCCACGGGTGAGGTTATGACTTCCGTGCATCCGACTTTTCTCTACGAGATGGTGTGGAATGTCTTAGTGTGCTTATTCCTCCTGTGGGCGCACAAGGCGTGGAAGCTGGGCCACGGGCGAGTCTTTGCCCTCTATGTTATGGGATATACCTTGGGCCGGTTCTTTATTGAAGGAATGCGTTCCGATGAAGCTACTCATATCTTTGGGGTGCGCGTGAATATCATCGTCTCCCTTGTGATTTTTGTCATTGCCGCGATTGTCTTTTTCTTGCTCGATAAACGCCGCCAAGGTTCAGAATCCCCCGAAGAGGTGGATCCTAAATACTGGGCGGAGAACCGCGATAGCCGCCAACGCGGCGATGAGCACACGGTATCTGAGGGGCAGCAGCGAGACTCTTCGACGACATAGATCTTGCCCAAGTGTTTCCGTTTGGGTTTGTTTTGTGGGAATCAGGGGATTTTGGGGTGCCCGTTCGGAAAATGAAATCGGAAATTTGTGGCCGCAATCCGTCCGAAGGAGTAGGTTGGGGAGTGTTCAGTTTCTCCGACGGAATAGGCCAATAATGCTGGATAGAAGAACGAAGATTGTCTGTACTCTCGGCCCTGCCGTAGCTAGCGAGGATGGAATTTTGCGCCTCGTTCAAGACGGTATGGACGTTGCCCGCCTGAATATGTCTCACGGCGAGCATGCGGACCACGAGGCGAATTACAACTGGGTGCGCCAGGCTACTGATAAGACTGGCCGCGCCGTTGGTATTTTGGCGGACCTACAGGGCCCCAAGATTCGCCTTGGCCGCTTCATTAACGGCGAGGAGCAGTGGAATGACGGCGAGATTGTCCGCATCACCGTGGACGATATCGAAGGCGCCCACGACCGCGTTTCCACCACCTACAAGGGCTTGGCTAAGGATGCCAAGCCTGGTGACCGCCTGTTGATTGATGACGGCAAGGTTGCTGTTGTATGTAAGGAAGTCGACGGCAATGACGTCGTTTGTGAGGTCACCGAAGGTGGCCCAGTTTCCAATAACAAGGGCGTATCCCTGCCGGGCATGGATATTTCCGTGCCGACTTTGTCGGAGAAGGACATTGCTGACCTGCGTTTCGCATTGAAGCTTGGCGTTGACCTGATTGCTTTGTCTTTCGTTCGCTCCCCAGCCGACGTGGATAAGGTCCACGAGATCATGGACGAAGAGGGCCGCCGCGTTCCGGTTATTGCCAAGCTGGAAAAGCCGGAGGCAGTCGATGCTCTCGAATCCATCGTGTTGGCATTCGATGCCATCATGATTGCTCGCGGTGACCTTGGCGTGGAGGTACCGCTGGAGCGCGTGCCGCTATTCCAGAAGCGCGCTATCCAGATTGCTCGCGAGAACGCTAAGCCGGTCATCGTGGCTACACAGATGCTGGATTCCATGATTTCCAATCTGCGCCCGACCCGTGCGGAGGCCTCCGATGTGGCCAATGCTGTGCTCGATGGCGCCGATGCTGTCATGCTCTCCGGTGAGACGTCTGTGGGTATTGACCCACAAAACGTTGTGCGTACCATGTCCAAGATCGTGGCCAATGCTGAGGACGGCGGCAAGGTTCCGCCGCTCACCCACGTTCCGCGCACCAAGCGCGGCGTAGTTTCTTACTCCGCCCGCGATATTGCAGAGCGCCTGAATGCGAAGGCTATCGTGGCCTTCACCACCTCCGGTGATACTGCAAAGCGCGTAGCGCGCCTGCACTCTCACCTGCCGTTGCTGGCGTTTACCCCGAACCCGGCGGTGCGCTCCCAGCTGGCATTGACTTGGGGTGCTGAGAC from Corynebacterium tuberculostearicum includes the following:
- a CDS encoding TIGR02234 family membrane protein, with protein sequence MKARRLGPLLIAVGAIVLWLASRATWVVAVSEDDKAGSATNDIVGSAWSLEIMALTLVLVAGAVAGMALRRIGRRVVGIVCALAAAASAWTPINLLTAGAEAERAQKILQGASANENAVDSAQISDWATVVSTEVHSLGPAMAILGAAAALFGAVMLARNPGEDKTKVSSKYETPAARQAKLGEDLETSADSGRVMWDALDSDIDPTDVDKK
- a CDS encoding indole-3-glycerol phosphate synthase TrpC — protein: MPTPIAVDHLVAGVLEDVAAREARVSFKEVKARSRDMESPRDARAALLRTGCSVITELKRAVPYGGEIARVGSAEQMAEWARTFEGCGVHLMACQTDFRRFHGSLEDMAAARAAIDIPMMSRDLIVDPYQIHEARCYGADAIPLQVELLEQARLEALLDRVESLGMTAIVEVRNCAEVDRAIKAGSSVIAINAWSLASDAINREAFNDIAPGLPESILRIAVGGVNNARNLFHYASRGADAVLIGESVMAAQDPTALARSLVAAGQHPACPARKLE
- the lgt gene encoding prolipoprotein diacylglyceryl transferase, encoding MHTQVLANIPSPPQGVWQLGPIPIRAYALCIIVGIIVGLRMTLRRYTARGGNPDTVWDAAIVVIPAGIVGGRLYHVITDNQKYFCDNCNPVDALKITNGGLGIWGAVALGALALWVLFKVKKIPLGSFADAVAPGLVLAQAIGRLGNWFNQELYGRPTDVPWALDIYYRVNENGGYAPISGHSTGEVMTSVHPTFLYEMVWNVLVCLFLLWAHKAWKLGHGRVFALYVMGYTLGRFFIEGMRSDEATHIFGVRVNIIVSLVIFVIAAIVFFLLDKRRQGSESPEEVDPKYWAENRDSRQRGDEHTVSEGQQRDSSTT
- the pyk gene encoding pyruvate kinase; amino-acid sequence: MDRRTKIVCTLGPAVASEDGILRLVQDGMDVARLNMSHGEHADHEANYNWVRQATDKTGRAVGILADLQGPKIRLGRFINGEEQWNDGEIVRITVDDIEGAHDRVSTTYKGLAKDAKPGDRLLIDDGKVAVVCKEVDGNDVVCEVTEGGPVSNNKGVSLPGMDISVPTLSEKDIADLRFALKLGVDLIALSFVRSPADVDKVHEIMDEEGRRVPVIAKLEKPEAVDALESIVLAFDAIMIARGDLGVEVPLERVPLFQKRAIQIARENAKPVIVATQMLDSMISNLRPTRAEASDVANAVLDGADAVMLSGETSVGIDPQNVVRTMSKIVANAEDGGKVPPLTHVPRTKRGVVSYSARDIAERLNAKAIVAFTTSGDTAKRVARLHSHLPLLAFTPNPAVRSQLALTWGAETFLSPHVKSTDDMMEAIDDALLEMDKYEEGDMIVVIAGTPPGIAGNTNMIQCHLLGETKK